A stretch of the Aphis gossypii isolate Hap1 chromosome 2, ASM2018417v2, whole genome shotgun sequence genome encodes the following:
- the LOC114130068 gene encoding LOW QUALITY PROTEIN: acylamino-acid-releasing enzyme-like (The sequence of the model RefSeq protein was modified relative to this genomic sequence to represent the inferred CDS: substituted 1 base at 1 genomic stop codon): MAQLDKIVAAYRITAQYPELISARIHDCSKAAVSVSSVWTQKVLERQSKTIFRQTVFSDYKTYSLTSPPTDITNELISAHSKSNKYFCVVREVESGKEIKQYLEVWTDCSLVKNYDLSALDVHGKIYADGEFGTLEWSPDETKIVYIAEKKIPKSEPFYKQKSKASAQKDGVNNDIVPGKEYDWSQDWGEQLVGKITPVLVVCDIKTDSIDVLPNIPNDINPATATWIPDGKGVVAIGHSITPXKLGLTYCNNSPSHVFSLTLNGQYDVLSSSSEQLCVRYPRFNLNGTKLVWLERLGGGPHSSCFKLISYDWSTKEVTTVVDFNNKILQVNNEQIPFYGLYDQPIPKNCWLNDDKTIVLSTPQGGSIHTFAIDTESKDIHYLPITKPFHECVSVFDVCNDVLVCHKSSLNKPGQLFAIKIPSISEGYDFTKISIHEISPSRSLPNSDNFVVEHGYTLYNKPTTIFYGPKNSNCPLIVWPHGGPHLSSSDSFRADIAFFVQIGFAVLFVNFRGSIGLGKDYVESLIGNIGDADVKDVYNALQSNPSWFNRELVLFGGSHGGFLVTHLSGQYPSVFKAVCALNPVTDLITMFGTTDVPDWVITETGYNFSEVDSLANSKDILMKLTDCSPCKNVHKVQAPTLLLLGEKDRRVLPCLSLTYYHLLKKHGVTTRVLMYNDCHPLSTVAADMDSLINAALWFIKYLNSDFEKYQLIK; encoded by the exons atggCTCaa TTAGATAAAATTGTGGCAGCATATCGCATTACCGCACAATATCCGGAATTAATATCTGCTAGAATACATGATTGCTCAAAAGCTGCTGTTAGTGTTAGTTCTGTTTGGACGCAAAAGGTCTTGGAAAGGCAATCCAAAACCATATTCCGGCAAACCGTTTTTTCAGATTATAAGACTTACAGTTTAACATCACCACCAACTGATATAACAAAcga GTTGATAAGCGCACACTCAAAGTCGAACAAGTATTTTTGTGTAGTCAGAGAAGTGGAATCTGGAAAGgaaatcaaacaatatttagaaGTATGGACTGATTGTTCTCTGGTGAAAAATTATGACTTGAGTGCTTTAGATGTTCATGGAAAAATTTATGCTGAtg gtgaATTTGGAACTTTAGAGTGGTCTCCTgatgaaacaaaaattgtttatattgctgaaaaaaaaataccaaagtCTGAAccgttttataaacaaaaatcaaaagcaTCGGCTCAGAAAGATGGTGTTAATAATGACATTGTACCG GGTAAAGAATATGATTGGAGCCAAGATTGGGGTGAACAATTGGTTGGAAAGATTACTCCAGTTTTGGTTGTGTGTGATATAAAAACAGATAGTATAGATGTTCTTCCAAATATTCCAAATGATATAAATCCTGCAACTGCAACTTGGATACCTGATGGAAAAGGAGTTGTGGCAATTGGACATTCAATTACACCTTAAAAATTGGGTCTAACTTACTGTAATAATAGTCCTAGTCATGTATTTTCTCTCACATTAAATGGACAATAtg atGTGTTGAGTTCCAGTTCAGAACAATTGTGTGTGAGATATCCTAGGTTTAATTTGAATGGCACAAAGCTTGTATGGTTAGAACGTCTTGGTGGTGGACCACATAgttcatgttttaaattgatctCTTACGATTGGTCTACAAAAGAG gttACTACAgttgttgattttaataataaaattcttcaAGTCAATAATGAACAAATACCATTCTATGGCCTTTATGATCAACCAATACCAAAAAACTGTTGGTTAAATGATGATAAAACCATTGTATTGAGCACTCCTCAAGGTGGTTCTATACATACTTTCGCTATTGACACTG AATCAAAAGATATCCATTATCTTCCAATTACAAAACCATTCCATGAATGCGTTAGTGTATTTGATGTTTGCAATGATGTTTTAGTTTGTCATAAATCATCGCTTAATAAACCTGGACAATTATTTGCTATCAAAATACCTTCTATATCTGAAGGatatgattttacaaaaatttccaTTCATGAAATTTCTCCATCTCGTAGTCTTCCGAATAGTGACAACTTTGTTGTTGAACATGGTTATACTCTTTACA ataaaccTACTACAATTTTCTATGGaccaaaaaatagtaattgtcCCTTGATTGTATGGCCTCATGGTGGCCCTCATTTATCATCTTCAGACTCCTTTAGAGCAGATATTGCATTCTTTGTTCAGATAG GATTTGCTGTGTTATTCGTCAATTTTAGAGGTTCGATAGGCTTAGGTAAAGATTATGTTGAATCATTAATTGGTAATATAGGTGATGCTGATGTCAAAGATGTTTATAATGCACTTCAGTCTAATCCGTCATGGTTTAATAGAGAATTGGTATTATTTGGTGGTTCACATGGTGGGTTTTTGGTTACACATTTAAGTGGACAATATCCA TCTGTGTTTAAAGCTGTATGTGCACTGAATCCTGTTACTGATTTGATCACTATGTTTGGGACAACTGATGTTCCTGATTG gGTTATTACAGAAACTGGTTATAATTTCTCTGAAGTAGATAGCTTGGCGAATtccaaagatattttaatgaaattaacagATTGTTCACCATGCAAAAACGTTCATAAAGTTCAAGCTCCTACACTTTTATTACTTGGTGAAAAAGATCGCCGTGTTCTTCCATGCTTGAGTCTAACATATTATCATCTTCTTAAAAAGCATGGTGTTACGActag agTGTTGATGTACAATGATTGTCATCCGTTAAGTACTGTTGCCGCTGATATGGATAGTTTGATAAATGCGGCATTAtggtttatcaaatatttaaacagtgattttgaaaaatatcaattgattaaataa